AGCTGCTGTCCGGCAGCTTTCCAAACATCACCACCGCAGTGGGCGAGGTGGTGAACCTGACGGCAATTTTAAACCTGCCTAAGAGCACAGAGCATTTCCTGACCGATATCCACGGCGAGCATGAGGCCTTTAACCACGTGATGCAGAACGCCTCGGGCGCTATCCGCCGCAAGGTCATGGACGAGCTGGGCAGTACAGTCAGCCTTGAAGACCTTGAAGAGCTGACCACACTCATCTATTACCCCAGCGAAAAGCTGGACCTCATTAAAAAGGAAAAGAAGGGACCTTACCTGGACAACTGGTATGAGCTCACCATTTACCGCCTGGTCAAGGTCTGCCGGGCCGCCGCCTCTAAATACACCCGCTCCAAGGTGCGCAAGGCCCTGCCCAAGGATTTCGCCTATGTGATGGAGGAGCTTTTGCAGGAGGATGAGCACCGCTTCAATAAAAAGGAATACTATAACCAGATTATCGCCAGCCTGGTGGAATATGGCCGGGCCGAGCACTTTATCATTGAGATTTCCGGGGTCATCAAGCGCCTTACCACCGACCACCTGCACATCATCGGGGACATCTTTGACCGTGGCCCGGGGCCGGATGTTGTCATGGACACCCTCATGAAACACCATTCTCTGGACATGCAGTGGGGTAACCACGATATTCTGTGGATGGGCGCCGCCGCGGGCAGCGCGGCCTGTATCGCCAATGTGGTGCGTATTGCCCTGCGCTACGCCAACATGGACGCTCTGGAAACCGGCTACGGCATCAACCTGCTGCCTCTGGCCACCTTTGCCAACCGCGTGTACCGCGAGGACCCGTGCCAGCAGTTTACCCCCAAGGTGAGCCCGGACGACATCGAGACTGACGCAGAAATTCTGCTCATGACCCGCATGCACAAGGCCATCAGCATGATCCAGTTTAAGCTGGAGGACCAGCTGATCTCCCGCCACCCCGAATATGAGATGGACGACCGCCTGCTGCTGCGCAATATCAGCGAGGATAACAAGACCATCGAGGTGGACGGCGTGGTCTACGAGCTCAACGACACCAACTTCCCAACCCTGGACCATGAAAAACCCTGGGAGTTGAGCGAAGAGGAACAGATCGTGGTGGATAAGCTGTGCTACACCTTCCGCCACAGCGAAAAGCTCCAGAAACACATCCGCTTCATGTACGCCAAGGGCAGCATGTACCTGGTGTACAACAATAACCTGCTGTTTCACGCCTGCGTGCTGCTGAACGAGGACGGCACCTTTAAGGTTAAGAAGATCAACAACAAATATTATTCCGGCCGCTCCCTCATGGATAAATACGACCAGATGGCCCGCGAGGCCTATTTCGGCGACATTGAGGAATGCCCGAACAAGGCGGACTTCCTGTGGTACCTGTGGTGCAACAAGGATTCCCCGCTTTTCGGCAAAGATAAGATGGCGACCTTTGAGCGGTATTTCATCGACGATAAAACCCCGCACAAGGAGCGCTACACCCCGTTCTACACAAGGATCGACGACAATGAGAGCATTGCGGTCATGATCCTCAAGGAGTTCGGCGTGGACCCGGTGGAAGGCCACCTGATCAACGGCCATGTGCCTGTAAAGGCCGGCTCGGGCGAAAGCCCTATCCGCGCCAACGGCAAGCAGCTGGTCATCGACGGCGGCTTTGCAAAGGCCTACCAGAAAACCACAGGTATTGCGGGCTATACCCTGACCTACAACTCCTACGGCCTCACCCTCATCAGCCACCGGCCTTTTGAATCGGTCGATATGGCCATCCGCGAGGGCGTGGATATCAAATCCACCCGCCAGGTGGTGGAAACTACCCTGGAACGCAAACGCGTCAAGGACACTGACATCGGCAAGAGCATCCAGGCCCAGGTCCACGACCTGGAAATGCTGATCTCGGCTTACCGGAAAGGGATTATTAAGGAAAAGTCCTATTAAAGATTTTGTGCAAATTGGCAGAGCGCGGCGTTACGGCCGGCTCTGCCGTTTTTTAGTGGATAATTAATAGTTGATAGTGGATAGTTATCGAACGCTTTCGCCTTTGGCTCAAGCGATTAAAACGCGACCAAAGGCCGCATCCAATCGAATCTGCCAGCGGCAGATTCGAACCTTAACTATCAACTCCCAACTATCCACTATCAACTGTTGCTAAAACCCTTTCCTTATGATAAACTAAAACTACTATTAATCACTAATACTTCAATACAATCGGAGGGGAAAACATGAGCTTTGAAATTGTAACGGATTCTTCCTGTAACCTGCCTGAGGACATCATTGACCGCTACGGTCTGCATATCCTGTCCTTACGTTTTTTAGTTGGAGGAAAAGAATACTACAGCTATACCAAGGGGGAGATCACGGATCTGGCCCAGTTCTATACCATGATGCGCAACAAGGAGGAAATCACCACCTCTCAGATCAGCAGTGATACCTGTACCAAACTTTTTGAAAGCCTGCTCCAGGACGGCAAGGATGTCCTGTACATCGGTTTCTCCTCCGCTCTCAGCGGCACCTACCAGGTCGGGTACCTGGCTTTGGAGGAGCTGAAAAAGAAATATCCTGAGCGCAAGATTTACGCGGTGGATACTCTGGGCGCTTCTCTGGGCGAAGGGCTTCTCGTTTACCACGCCGCAAACCTGCGGGAGGCCGGCGAGAGCATTGAAGCGGTCAACGACTGGCTTCTGGAAAACCGCCTGCACCTCTGCCACTGGTTTACTGTGGACGACCTGTTCTTCCTGCAGCGCGGGGGGCGTGTCTCGGGCACCGTGGCTATTTTCGGCACGCTCTTAAACGTCAAGCCTGTCATGCACATGGACAACGAAGGCCGCCTGATCTTTGTGACGAAGGTGCGCGGCCGCAAGCGCTCTCTGGACGCTTTGGTGGAACGGCTGGACCAGACGGCCATCAACCCGTCTGAGCAGTCCATTTTTATTACCCACGGCGACTGTTTGGAGGACGCCCAATACGTGGCCAAAAAAATCGAGGAAAAATACCACCCCAGGGAAATTGTCATCAACTGGGTGGACCCGGTCATCGGCGCACACTCCGGCCCTGGGACGGTGGCGCTGTTCTTTTTGGGAACTGAACGATAAGGTTTTACCCCCGCCCACTGACACAGCCGGGCGGGTTTCTTTTTTACCAAACCTGTCCCCTTTCTACTGAAAACGTTCCTCACCTCTCCCACTCCTGTGGTATACTTAAATTAAACATTTGTTTCGTTTTAAAATTGAGCCCGGGAGGTTTTTGTCATGGGAAAATTTGTTATCAAGCCGGTCAAATCCGGTTATACCTTTCATCTGAAAGCCAGGAACGGCGAGGTGATCGCGACGTCTGAGGTGTATTCCAGCCTGAGCACCTGCAAGCACGGCACCGAGTCGGTCCGTAAAAACGCAGCGGCCGCGCACCTGGAAGACCAGACCGCCAAAGAGCCTGCACCTGCCAAAAATCCAAAGTTTGAGCTGTACCTGGATAAGGGCGGTAAATACCGCTTCCACCTCAAGGCCACAAACGGCGAGATCATCGCTGTGTCTGCCGCCTACAAGGAAAAAGGCAGCTGCCTGAAGGGCATTGAGTCCGTCAGACACAACGCCCCCGAGGCCGAAGTCATCGTTGAAGAAGCCTGATCCTTACCTTTCATATATTTTATAAAACGCTCCCTGGATAAGCGTATCCGGGGGGCGTTTTACTGCCCTCTGCGGATAGCTGACGGAGGACAGGTATTCGCACCTTTTTTCCAGAATTTTTCAAAAAAACAAGGGAGGCATACACTGCTTCCCTTGTTTTTATTTGTTTGCTTCGCTGTCTTACCAACGTTTTCTTCTCCAGACGACAATGCTGCAGACCAGGAGTGCCGCGACACTGAGCAGTGCCAGTACACCCCAGAAAGCAGCTGGGCTGACTGAGCCGGCAATGCCGGTGGCTGCGCCGCTGTTTACATCCGGATTATTGGGTGCTGCTGTCTGTGGCTTGTCTTGTACACCAGGTGTTCCGGTTTCGGCCGCTGGCTTATCCTGCATGCGGACAATGTTGCCCTCGCAGGCTTTGCCGCCTGTCATTACGGTGCCGTCGGGCATCAGGGTAAAGGCGATTTCCTCTGCCACCTCATAGCCGTCGGGCGCGGTGATTTCCCGCAGGACATAGGTGCCTGCCGGCAATCCCTCAATTTTTTTCATCTCGGTGCCAGAGGTCCATCTCAGGCTTTCGCCGGTGATGGTCTGAGCCACGATTTCGTTTCCGGCCTCGTCCCGGGCAATGCTGCCATCCTCAGCGGCTTTGTAGACGGTCAGGACTGCGCCTGGCAGTTCGTCGGTGCTGTTGATGGTGGTTTTGCTGATGGAGAGAGCGGTGAGTTCATTTTTCAGAACTACCTGCTCTGTAAGATTTTCCCCTGGGCCGACACCCTGTTCTGGTGTCCTGACAGTAAAGTCAACGGGCGCTGCAAGCTTGTAGCCTGAAGGCGCTTCGATCTCTTCGAGCCGGTAGTCTTCCCCTATTTTCATAAGTTTGACAAAGGTCTCTGGCTGTTCGCCGGATACCCATTCGGCAGGCTGTCCGTCTGCCTGGGTAAGCGGTACGTATGCGCCGCTCCCGTCCTTGACGGTAATGCGCAGTCTGGCGCCTGCCAACAGGTTTGCGTTCATATCTGTCTTGGATATTTCTGTCACAATGGATGGTTCAAGCCAGACGATCTCGCCTGTCTCAGGATCCACGGTTGCGGTCGGCGGGCTGTTGGGGTCGCTTGGGTCTGCCAGTCCGAGGTCAATGCTCTCAATGACCGGCTTACCCGCTTCATTGACGCCAAATTTGATGTTTACAGGCTTTTCGGATACATGGCTGCCTTCGGGGGCTTTAAGCTCGCGGATAGAGTATTCCACACCCATGAGCACGCCTTCAAAGCGGAGATAGCCGTCCTGGTCGGTTGTCGCCTCGGCGATTTGCTGCCATTCACTCTCGTCTTCTGTTTCCGCAGCGCTTTCTGTGCCGAAGAAGCTGAAAGATCGTGCCTGTGCTGGCGACGCTTTGGCTGCTTTTTTGAATAAACCGTAGGTGGAGCCCGGCAGCACTTCATCTGGCTTCTGCTCATTGACCTTTTTCAGGACAATATCGGTGGTGACAGCCGCGTCCACGACGTGGTTATCCGCTACCTTTGTATCGTCCAGGTTGGCCAGTCCGTCAAAATGTCCATTGCTGTCCACGACGGCCTTGTAGACTGTCGTATCCAGCATGTAATGCTGTGGTGCTGTTATTTCCTTGACATACCAGGTCCCCCGTGCAACGCCGGTAAAGATGACCTTGCAGCCATCGGCGGGATTGCCGCTGGTGGCAGTGTATGCCGGTTCTGTTGCACATTCGGGATCTTCGTACAGGCCGTAGACAGCGCCTTCAAGCGGCGCGTGCTGCAGATCGCCCGCACAGCCCTCGGTGATGATGCCGCGCTTGTGGAAGACCACCTGAGACAGGGCATTCACCCGGCTGACGCTTACCTTCTGGCTTGCGCCGCGACTCAGGGTGACTTTGGTCACATCCTCCGATACTGCGTAAGGATCGGGGGCTGCGGTTTCCACGACGGTGTAGTTGCCCATGGGCACATCGGCGAATACCAGTTTTCCGTCAGCGCCAGTGATCTGGGTCTGGATGACCTCGCCCGCATCGTTCTTCAGTTCAAAGGTCGTGCCTGCCAGCGGCTTGCTGTCTTCACCGGTTTTGTTCAGGGTGATCACACCCGCGTCGGTGTTCACGACTTCAGTGACGGTCTCATCATTATTTTTTAACGTACAGGTTCCGTCTTTATCCACCACGGCTTTAAATTCGGTGGTGCTTAAGAGATAATCGTCTCCCGGACGTTTGGTTTCTTTGAGGGTATAGGTCTTGCCCTTTTCCAGATACAGGAAGGTGACCATACCGTCCTTGTCAGAGACGGCCTTTGCCACTTCTGCACCGCCGTCGTACAGAGTAAATTCTGCGTCGGGCAGCCCTGCGCCGGTGGTGTCAACCTTCTTGAAGCTCAGCTCGGTAGGGGCATTGGTAAAGGCGACGGCCTTTTCAGTTTCATCTGTTTTCAGCGTGATATTTTGTGCCACTGTGCTTAAAACGTAGCCGCTATGGGTTTGTGTTTCATAAATACGATATTCGGTATCCATCAGCAGATTGCTGAACACCAGCTTGCCGTCTTTATCGGTCTTGCCGGTTTTTACCGTGATGTCTTTACCGGTTTTATCCTTTTTCGTCAGTGCAAATTCGATGCCCTCGATGGCTTTACCGTCAAAGGA
The DNA window shown above is from Eubacterium limosum and carries:
- a CDS encoding DegV family protein, with product MSFEIVTDSSCNLPEDIIDRYGLHILSLRFLVGGKEYYSYTKGEITDLAQFYTMMRNKEEITTSQISSDTCTKLFESLLQDGKDVLYIGFSSALSGTYQVGYLALEELKKKYPERKIYAVDTLGASLGEGLLVYHAANLREAGESIEAVNDWLLENRLHLCHWFTVDDLFFLQRGGRVSGTVAIFGTLLNVKPVMHMDNEGRLIFVTKVRGRKRSLDALVERLDQTAINPSEQSIFITHGDCLEDAQYVAKKIEEKYHPREIVINWVDPVIGAHSGPGTVALFFLGTER
- a CDS encoding YegP family protein, with amino-acid sequence MGKFVIKPVKSGYTFHLKARNGEVIATSEVYSSLSTCKHGTESVRKNAAAAHLEDQTAKEPAPAKNPKFELYLDKGGKYRFHLKATNGEIIAVSAAYKEKGSCLKGIESVRHNAPEAEVIVEEA
- a CDS encoding fructose-bisphosphatase class III, producing MENFTKAELEKNKKYLELLSGSFPNITTAVGEVVNLTAILNLPKSTEHFLTDIHGEHEAFNHVMQNASGAIRRKVMDELGSTVSLEDLEELTTLIYYPSEKLDLIKKEKKGPYLDNWYELTIYRLVKVCRAAASKYTRSKVRKALPKDFAYVMEELLQEDEHRFNKKEYYNQIIASLVEYGRAEHFIIEISGVIKRLTTDHLHIIGDIFDRGPGPDVVMDTLMKHHSLDMQWGNHDILWMGAAAGSAACIANVVRIALRYANMDALETGYGINLLPLATFANRVYREDPCQQFTPKVSPDDIETDAEILLMTRMHKAISMIQFKLEDQLISRHPEYEMDDRLLLRNISEDNKTIEVDGVVYELNDTNFPTLDHEKPWELSEEEQIVVDKLCYTFRHSEKLQKHIRFMYAKGSMYLVYNNNLLFHACVLLNEDGTFKVKKINNKYYSGRSLMDKYDQMAREAYFGDIEECPNKADFLWYLWCNKDSPLFGKDKMATFERYFIDDKTPHKERYTPFYTRIDDNESIAVMILKEFGVDPVEGHLINGHVPVKAGSGESPIRANGKQLVIDGGFAKAYQKTTGIAGYTLTYNSYGLTLISHRPFESVDMAIREGVDIKSTRQVVETTLERKRVKDTDIGKSIQAQVHDLEMLISAYRKGIIKEKSY